One stretch of Pseudomonas fragi DNA includes these proteins:
- a CDS encoding thiamine pyrophosphate-binding protein, with protein MRNEHTVTVGAAITAFLEQCEVKAAFGVISIHNMPILDAFAARGNIRFVMARGEAGATNMADAYARTTGGLGVCLTSTGTAAGNAAGALVEALTAGTPLLHITGQIETPYLDQDFAYIHEARDQLTMLKAVSKAAFRVRSVDTAISTLKLAVQTALTAPTGPVSVEIPIDIQSTFIAMPSDLSPLPVPVAVPAPEALDLVAERLASASRPLLWLGGGARHAGAQVKRLLDMGVGVITSTQGRGVVNEDDERCLGAFSQNKRVEQFLQSCDALLIAGSRLRSNETFKYALKLPRNTLRIDANPAIEGRSYNSELFICGDAALALDGLADRLQGRLHIDPTFLADLKAVREQSRTQLLADLGPYSAMVEQLQGMTGRNFSWVRDVTLSNSIWGNRLLTLYHPRAGVHALGGGIGQGMPMAIGAAVAAAENDPSRKVFALAGDGGFILNLGELATLVQENANVVMLLMNDQRYGVIRNIQDAVYGSRHCYVDLHTPDYAMLAQSLNLRHARVTDLKDFASVVDVALGQPGPFLLEVDMLSVGSFATQFAGPPNSETKAQKATA; from the coding sequence ATGCGTAATGAACATACTGTCACCGTTGGCGCCGCCATCACCGCGTTCCTGGAGCAGTGCGAGGTCAAGGCCGCGTTCGGCGTGATCTCCATCCACAACATGCCGATCCTCGACGCCTTCGCTGCGCGGGGCAATATCCGCTTTGTCATGGCCCGGGGTGAAGCCGGCGCCACCAACATGGCCGATGCCTACGCCCGCACCACCGGCGGCCTGGGTGTGTGCCTGACGTCCACTGGCACCGCGGCAGGCAATGCCGCCGGTGCCCTGGTTGAAGCACTGACCGCAGGCACGCCGCTGCTGCATATCACCGGGCAGATCGAAACGCCGTACCTGGATCAGGACTTCGCCTACATTCACGAAGCCCGCGACCAGCTGACCATGCTCAAGGCCGTGTCCAAGGCGGCATTTCGCGTGCGCAGCGTCGACACGGCAATCAGCACCCTGAAACTGGCCGTGCAAACGGCCCTTACCGCGCCTACCGGGCCAGTCAGCGTCGAGATCCCGATCGATATCCAGTCGACCTTTATCGCCATGCCCAGCGATCTCTCACCCTTGCCGGTGCCGGTTGCCGTACCCGCGCCCGAAGCCCTGGATCTGGTGGCCGAACGGCTGGCCAGTGCAAGCCGCCCGCTGCTGTGGCTGGGGGGTGGCGCGCGACACGCCGGGGCACAAGTCAAACGCCTGCTGGATATGGGCGTGGGGGTGATCACCTCGACCCAGGGTCGGGGCGTGGTCAACGAAGACGACGAGCGTTGCCTGGGGGCCTTTTCACAGAACAAGCGCGTCGAACAGTTTCTGCAAAGCTGTGATGCCCTGCTGATCGCCGGGTCGCGCCTGCGCAGCAACGAGACGTTCAAGTACGCGCTGAAATTGCCGCGCAACACCCTGCGCATCGACGCCAACCCGGCCATCGAAGGGCGCAGTTACAACAGCGAACTGTTTATTTGCGGGGATGCAGCACTGGCCCTTGATGGCCTGGCAGACCGCCTGCAAGGCCGCCTGCACATCGACCCGACCTTCCTCGCCGACCTCAAGGCCGTGCGCGAACAGTCCCGCACCCAGCTGCTCGCCGACCTGGGCCCTTACTCGGCGATGGTCGAGCAGTTGCAAGGAATGACCGGGCGCAATTTTTCCTGGGTGCGCGACGTGACCCTGTCCAACAGCATCTGGGGCAATCGCCTGCTGACCCTGTACCACCCACGCGCCGGGGTTCACGCCCTGGGCGGCGGTATTGGCCAGGGCATGCCGATGGCCATCGGTGCTGCAGTCGCAGCGGCCGAGAACGATCCTTCCCGCAAGGTGTTCGCCCTGGCCGGTGACGGCGGTTTCATTCTCAACCTCGGCGAGCTGGCGACCCTGGTGCAGGAGAACGCCAATGTGGTGATGCTGCTGATGAACGACCAGCGCTACGGGGTGATCCGCAATATTCAGGACGCGGTGTATGGCAGCCGCCACTGCTATGTCGACCTGCACACCCCGGACTACGCCATGCTGGCCCAATCGCTGAACCTGCGCCATGCACGGGTCACTGACCTGAAGGATTTCGCCAGCGTAGTCGACGTGGCACTGGGGCAACCCGGCCCCTTCCTGCTGGAAGTCGACATGCTCAGCGTCGGCAGTTTTGCCACCCAGTTCGCCGGTCCGCCGAACAGCGAAACCAAAGCGCAAAAAGCCACGGCCTGA
- a CDS encoding aspartate dehydrogenase, whose translation MLHITMVGCGAIGVGVLQLLESDAQMCVDYVIASSGSEYLVRQRLAGFRQPPQVLNAVPVDARPDLLVECAGHRAIEEHVLPALERGIPCLIVSVGALSEVGLVERLEAAAARGQTYIQLLPGAIGGIDALSAAKVGGLDAVNYTGRKPAKAWQNTPAEQVCDLANINEATVIFHGSAREAARLYPKNANVAATLSLAGIGLDRTQVTLIADPASDENVHHFEARGAFGGFEMSLRGKPLLANPKTSALTVYSVVRALGNHAHVISI comes from the coding sequence ATGTTGCATATCACCATGGTCGGCTGCGGCGCGATTGGCGTCGGTGTACTTCAGTTGCTGGAGAGCGATGCGCAGATGTGTGTCGATTACGTTATCGCTTCAAGCGGCTCAGAGTATCTGGTGCGCCAGCGTCTGGCGGGTTTCAGACAGCCGCCGCAGGTGCTGAACGCAGTGCCTGTCGATGCCCGCCCCGACCTGCTGGTCGAGTGCGCCGGCCACCGCGCCATCGAAGAACATGTGCTGCCAGCGCTGGAGCGTGGCATCCCGTGCCTGATTGTCTCGGTGGGCGCGTTGTCCGAAGTCGGTCTGGTGGAACGCCTGGAGGCGGCCGCCGCTCGCGGCCAAACCTATATCCAGTTGCTGCCCGGCGCCATCGGCGGCATTGACGCCCTGTCGGCAGCCAAGGTGGGCGGGCTGGACGCCGTCAACTATACCGGGCGCAAACCGGCCAAGGCCTGGCAGAACACCCCTGCAGAGCAGGTTTGCGACCTGGCAAATATCAACGAAGCGACGGTGATTTTTCACGGCAGCGCCCGCGAGGCTGCGCGGCTTTACCCGAAGAACGCCAACGTCGCTGCCACCTTGTCCCTGGCAGGGATCGGGCTGGACCGCACCCAGGTGACCCTGATTGCCGACCCGGCCAGCGACGAGAACGTGCATCACTTCGAAGCCCGCGGAGCCTTTGGCGGTTTTGAAATGAGCTTGCGCGGCAAGCCGTTGCTGGCCAACCCGAAAACCTCGGCGCTGACCGTTTACAGCGTTGTGCGCGCCTTGGGCAACCACGCGCATGTGATTTCGATATGA